One Ostrea edulis chromosome 2, xbOstEdul1.1, whole genome shotgun sequence genomic region harbors:
- the LOC125680151 gene encoding uncharacterized protein LOC125680151: MMAGGYFVLSALLCLSIADAEYLKFKANYEDDVKELINFLKKPFLPERFKSSEVLLNAGLDKSKRLTAFHYKNCGGMIDVRSLSVMPDPLQFPGTITFSASGALNATLSAPLNAAVVLKKKAAGIWIPIPCIDQIGSCNYGDICTLLESVTQCPPQLTAIGIDCKCPIKAGKYTLPSMSQDIGAEVFPSGDYQVTGNVTDKAGRVVACLQVELSVAIAIKSLKNGKSAGIDEIPSEALKAGGNEIIEYLYGLLNKIWNQECLPSEWKKGLLVKLAKKGGLSNCENWRGITILTTASKVLSRIILNRIKNALDKILREEQAGFRQNRSCIDQIAILRIIIEQSVEWQSSLYINFIDFEKAFDSINRDRMWKLLQYYGLPVKIVNMIKALYEDFNIQIINYSNLTEPFQVTTGVKQGCILSPTLFWVVIDWVTRQAFDSKRGIQWTIVNNLEDLDFADDLTLLSHRIKDMRDKTRKLYEKGRKIGLKVNIKKTNIMKVMTRKGGTISVEGEDIEEVDQFTYLGSIVSKTGGTEEDINSRIRKGRQTFAMLKPSTQSKLVRRMSSVSSDTRIEKDLFFLSLLLRDMKLLLVVALFVGANAGEYVPETVENEIYLNDESHVRLNDETELLMDLLNLNALPERYRGEDYFKSVGRKKSSRVEAFQWQNCGSNDPATALSLSVTPDPLQFPGTINIAGKLQFNASFPAPLPASLVVSKKAAGIWVKLPCIDSFGSCDYPDLCEILSGAGDCPDPIVSSGLGCQCPFKSGTFDVQGLSFDVDASALPSGDYKLRGSISTGGKEDACVEIVLTIA; the protein is encoded by the exons gGCTTGGACAAAAGTAAAAGGTTGACAGCTTTTCACTATAAGAACTGTGGAGGAATGATTGATGTAAGAAGTCTGTCTGTGATGCCTGACCCCCTTCAATTCCCAGGGACCATCACCTTCAGTGCCAGTGGAGCACTGAATGCCACCCTCTCTGCTCCTCTTAAT GCAGCAGTTGTCCTGAAGAAAAAAGCAGCAGGAATATGGATCCCCATTCCGTGCATTGACCAAATAGGTTCATGTAATTACGGCGACATATGTACTTTATTAGAGTCAGTGACCCAATGCCCCCCTCAGCTCACTGCTATTGGTATCGACTGCAAGTGCCCCATCAAGGCG GGTAAATACACACTACCAAGTATGAGCCAGGACATCGGAGCTGAAGTGTTCCCATCCGGGGACTACCAAGTCACGGGCAATGTTACCGACAAGGCTGGAAGAGTTGTGGCGTGTCTTCAAGTAGAGCTTTCTGTTGCC ATTGCCATTAAATCccttaaaaatggaaaatcagctGGAATAGATGAAATCCCATCAGAAGCATTGAAAGCAGGTGGAAATGAAATTATCGAATACTTGTACGGATTGCTGAACAAAATATGGAACCAAGAGTGTTTACCATCAGAATGGAAAAAAGGCCTACTAGTCAAATTAGCAAAGAAAGGTGGTCTTAGTAACTGTGAAAACTGGAGAGGTATCACCATTCTTACAACAGCAAGCAAAGTTCTGAGTCGTATAATACTGAATAGGATTAAAAATGCATTAGACAAGATTCTCAGGGAAGAACAAGCTGGCTTTAGACAAAACAGAAGCTGCATAGACCAAATTGCTATACTCAGAATCATCATCGAGCAGTCTGTAGAGTGGCAGTCCTCactatatataaattttatagaCTTTGAGAAAGCTTTTGATAGTATAAACAGAGATAGAATGTGGAAGTTGCTACAATATTACGGTCTGCCAGTTAAAATAGTCAACATGATAAAAGCATTATATGAAGATTTcaatatacaaataataaattattcaaaCCTAACTGAACCATTTCAAGTAACAACTGGAGTTAAACAAGGATGCATTCTATCACCTACCTTGTTTTGGGTAGTAATTGACTGGGTTACAAGACAGGCCTTTGATTCAAAGAGAGGAATACAATGGACAATAGTGAACAACCTTGAGGATCTAGACTTTGCTGACGACCTAACATTGCTATCCCATCGTATAAAAGACATGAGAGACAAAACCAGGAAACTATATGAAAAGGGGAGAAAGATCGGATTGAAAGTTAACATCAAGAAGACCAACATAATGAAAGTTATGACCAGGAAAGGGGGAACAATATCAGTTGAAGGTGAAGACATTGAGGAAGTAGACCAATTTACATACTTGGGAAGTATTGTAAGCAAAACAGGTGGGACGGAAGAAGACATTAATTCTAGGATAAGAAAAGGAAGACAGACATTTGCCATGCTAAAGCCT TCAACACAATCAAAGCTTGTACGTCGTATGTCGTCAGTATCTTCTGATACACGTATAGAGAAAGATCTATTTTTCCTTTCTCTACTTTTAAGAGACATGAAGTTGTTATTAGTCGTCGCTTTATTTGTGGGTGCTAATGCCGGGGAATACGTCCCCGAGACTGTTGAAAATGAGATATATTTAAATGACGAAAGTCACGTCAGACTGAACGATGAAACGGAACTTCTCATGGATCTCCTTAACCTTAATGCTCTCCCAGAACGATACAGAGGGGAGGACTATTTCAAATCCGTC GGTAGAAAGAAGTCTTCTCGAGTGGAGGCTTTCCAGTGGCAGAACTGTGGCAGTAATGACCCCGCTACCGCCTTGAGTCTGTCCGTTACCCCGGACCCACTACAGTTTCCAGGAACTATCAATATCGCAGGCAAACTGCAATTCAACGCCTCGTTTCCAGCTCCTCTtccg GCAAGCCTTGTTGTGTCAAAGAAAGCGGCGGGAATCTGGGTCAAGCTGCCATGTATTGATAGCTTCGGTTCCTGCGACTACCCTGATCTCTGTGAAATTCTGAGCGGTGCGGGAGACTGCCCCGACCCCATCGTCTCCTCGGGTCTAGGATGTCAGTGTCCGTTCAAATCT GGTACGTTTGATGTTCAGGGTTTATCTTTCGACGTCGACGCTTCCGCTCTACCATCTGGAGATTACAAACTCAGAGGATCTATCTCTACTGGTGGAAAGGAAGACGCATGCGTGGAGATTGTTTTAACAATTGCGTAA
- the LOC125682569 gene encoding ganglioside GM2 activator-like, with protein sequence MYNVYIIGKLDFKNIICKMDRMRGVVCFVAIIIAALAIQGNANPGKAIEDDTELFLNFLKQDVLPERYRSKEYFKKIGKTTRVQAFSFKNCGGDFAGLTKLQIVPDPIKLPGNFNVSASGYMKEGLNSPLQASLTIHKKAAGVWVKIPCIGDFGSCDYDDFCEILQMASDCPDPIQKSGLGCQCPFKQGNYNIPNINMYGSFGFPIGDYNLTGTLHYQGKYVACLEVLLTIAS encoded by the exons atgtacaatgtatatataataggcaaactagattttaaaaatatcatttgcaaGATGGATAGAATGCGCGGTGTTGTGTGTTTTGTTGCCATTATTATTGCTGCTTTAGCGATACAAGGTAACGCCAACCCCGGGAAAGCCATTGAAGACGATACAGAACTTTTCTTAAACTTTCTGAAGCAAGATGTTTTACCAGAACGCTATCGCAGcaaagaatatttcaaaaaaatt GGCAAAACGACCAGAGTGCAAGCATTCAGTTTCAAGAATTGTGGAGGGGATTTCGCAGGATTGACTAAACTCCAAATAGTACCTGACCCTATAAAACTGCCGGGAAATTTTAATGTATCTGCCAGCGGTTACATGAAAGAGGGACTAAATTCTCCTCTGCAG GCATCCCTCACGATTCACAAGAAGGCCGCTGGAGTTTGGGTAAAAATTCCGTGTATTGGAGACTTCGGCTCTTGCGATTATGACGACTTTTGTGAAATACTTCAAATGGCATCGGACTGTCCAGATCCAATTCAGAAATCAGGGCTTGGTTGTCAGTGTCCATTTAAACAG GGAAATTACAACATTCCCAACATCAATATGTATGGATCGTTCGGGTTTCCTATAGGGGACTACAATCTTACCGGCACTCTTCATTACCAGGGAAAATATGTGGCCTGTCTAGAAGTTCTTCTTACCATAGCTTCATAA